The candidate division KSB1 bacterium genome contains the following window.
ATACAATCGTTGATTGTCAACGCATTTGTTTGGGAATATACCCATTGCGGGACGAATCCGATAATGATGATAATGACTGCTATATTAATTATTTTACGCCACATTTTGAACCTCTCTATTTTTGTTAACTTAACTGCCAAACATACCCCCGAATACACTACTTAACGCTATTGAAACAAATATCCAAATTACCCACAATCCAACAACTGCCGTAGCAGCTTTTCCTTGGGTAAATTTATAAATTACCCCAAATCCGATTATTAACAATACTACCATCCAGATCGTAAATAGATCAAATTTTGCTAAGAATTTATAAATAAAATCTTCTTTCATATCCGAGGATAAAAATGCCGCGGGGCTGAATGGTACGTCAAAGGAATTTTTTGCCAGCATAACCGGGACGGCAATTATGGTTCCTACAGTTTGTATACCCAAGGTTGTATAGCTATATACGGCGAGTACTTTTTTGTACGTGCTGTCACCACCAAGTAGATGGTTATTGACAAGGAAAAATATCCCGGCTACAATAAATGCCATTACAAACGTGGATATAATCGCCCCAATCGGGCCAAGATATTTTATAAACACTTCGGTTTGTTGGACTTGTTGCTGGGCATCTTCATAAGACATACCTTGCTTATCCACTAATTGATCTATTTGAGTTTGTACAATAACAGGAAATAATACAAAAGCTGCAATGGCAGCAATAATGGCAACAACTAATAGTGGTACGATCCAATCCGGTTTTCGATCAATGCTTTCGTAAGCAGCTTGCGGCGAAAAATAAATATCAATCCATCTCTGGATGAATCCCTTTTCAGTTTCTGCAGCGGATGTTGTAGTCTGATCGTCCATGGTTTTTCCTTTCAACATAACTGATTAAAAACGAATACTGTTAATTATTGTTTCAAAGTTTCAGGTAATACAAGAACACCCTGGAAATATTCAGAAAATACTAAAATGAATCGAAAATGAGAGTTTATTTAAAAAACCCTTATTACTAGAATGTAATAAATCAAATTATTGAAGCAATAAGATAAATGACAAAAACAACTTTTATGAATTTTTATCTATTTGAATTTTCCAGAGAGCCCGGGTGTAATAATTCCACCTTTAGTTCCTCCAAATAGCTCAGCGCCGCATCGTACTCGTTGGGGATTTTCCCATCGAGTATGGCGTCCTCAATGGCTTTCTTAAACTTACCAACAAGTGGACTTGGAGAGATTCCGCAGACTTCCATGATTTTTTCTCCACGGACAGGAGACTGAAATCCCCTGAGTTGGTCTTTCTCCATAACTTCACCGACCCGGCTCATCACATAATCAAAATTTTTCAAATGTTCTTTAACCCGTTTGGGATTGCCGGAAGTGATATCCGCCCGGCACAGTTTTAACAAATCATCCAATTCCTCACCGGCCTGTACGATAAACCGGCGAATTGCAGAATCCGTTACATCCTCGGAAACCAAAAAAATTGGCCGGAGATGTAGGCGAATCAGCTTCTGTACAAACTCCTTTACATCATTAGAGATTCGCATGCGCTTAGAGATCCCTTCCATCATTCTTGCGCCAATTTCATCGTGGCCATGGAAAGTCCAGCCAACCTTCTCATCAAATCTTTTGGTTTGGGGTTTTGCCACATCATGGAAAAGGGCAGCAAGCCGAAGATTCAATTTATCCGAAACCTTTGCAATGTTGTCAACAACGATCAGGGTATGGTAAAAAACATCCTTGTGATGAAATCCTTTTCTTTGCTCAACGCCTTTCATATCAATCAATTCCGGCAGTACATGGGCCAATACATCTAATTTATCCATCAATAAAAGCCCGGTTGAAGGCTTTGGTGCTGAAAGAATTTTGAAGAATTCATCCGTAATTCGTTCCTTGGAGACAATCTCCAAACGCGACGCCATTTTTGTAATTGATCTTTCAGTCCCTAAGTCGATCTCAAAATTCAACAGGGTTGCAAAACGGATAGCGCGCAGGATTCGCAAAGGGTCATCTTTGAAGGTTATGCTCGGTTCCAGTGGAGTTCGTATGATTTTTTGATCCAAATCGCTCATCCCGTTAAATGGATCATACATCTTTCCCCAATTATTGTTGTTGAGTCCAACGGCGAGCGTATTTATGGTGAAATCACGGCGGGCAAGGTCGGATTTAAGGTCCGCTTTTTTTACCATAGGCTTGCGTGAATTTTCCAGGTAACTCTCTTCCCTTGCGGTGACAAACTCCAGTTTGTATCCATTCAGCTCGAGCATGGTCGTTCCGAACCGTTCAAAAACAACTACGTTTTTGGCGTTGTATTCCTTTTGCAGCAATTTGGTAAATTCCAATGCATCGCCAACTATTGTAAAATCCAGATCCATTCGCACATCACTGTATGGATCATCAGAAAGGAGTAAATCACGTATGAAACCGCCTACAACATAGACTGAAAAACCATGATTGTCCGCGATCTGTCCGATCTCATTTAGAATATTTGGGAAATATTTTACGCACTGGGCTAACATCTGAAAATACACTCATCAAATTAAATATTTGATAATATAAAACCAGGCATGTCAAATGCAATGAATTTCATACAAGTTAGAGGTGTTATTTAATATGGATATTCTGAAAAATTAACTGCCCTAAGGATATTGATCACTGGTTATGGATCATTGATCCTCATCCTCCCATCGTACAGTTTTTAGCCGGTTATTGCGAAAATGGAGAAAGTAAGTTCGATCTTTAACCCCTTTGTAAGTCCAAATTTCAGTGTCAACATTGTCCTTTTTACCCTGGATTTCTTTTTTTACCGGTTCACCCCAACTAATCAACACCATATCTTCATTCATCCCTTTCCGTAATTGACGATCTTCGATCAACTTCCAATCACGTATTCGCCAATATGGAAATTTCCTTCTCGGATCGCTTAAGTACCAATCTTTGGTAAATTCATCAAAATTTTTATACAAAAGATAACCTTGCCGTTTTGCCCTGGTCGAAAAAATAAACCTGATTGGGAAAAACCCATATTCATCCCATGCGACCGAATCTAGACGAACCGGTTGTATATTCTTTAAAGGAATGGTTCCATTGTCTTCAAAATTATACAGAGCATCCCATTTTTTGCTCCAAAATGTCCTGCCAACTTCATTTTTGGCATTGTCAAAATCATCTACAAATCCGAAATTAACTACCTTGGATTCATTATCGTCCCAATAATAAACTTCCCGCATATTATGAAGCAATCTTACTTTCCAAAAATAACCCAGGCGCCAATAAGGGCTTCTGTTGGGTTTTGTAATCAAAATTTGGCCATGCCAAACCTCCTCAATCTTTCCGTATTTGTACAACAAATCTTCCCGTTTTGGTTTGGGTCGATCAAAATTATATGGATTGTAGTACCAGTCGAAATAAGGATTTTTCACCTTAACATGATTGCAACGAAGATAGAAAATGACTTTTCCGATCCAATCCTGCCTTTCATCACCAAAAAACTCGTGAGGATTTTCAATTTTTGAGACAGGACCTTCTTTTTGCCCCAATAGTAAATTGGGGCTGAAGATCAACAAAAAGAATGAGATTGTGAAACTCTTTTTCATTCCCAAAATCCGAAAAAGGGGAATTAAATTATACTCTTAACCGAGAAAACAGCTCATGTTTTGAAGGTATTCGCCCGGAGAATAATAATTCTCCATCGAATATAATTGCCGGTAATCTGTATAGCATGAATAAACTTTGAAACGAGGCCCGGGAATATTTCTTTTTCCGCCAAATATCCAATAATATTTTGGGGGTTAGAAATAGCTGGTTGCGAGGGTCAACTTGTGAAATATCGATATCATCTGAAAATTTATTTTTTACTTCGAGAAATAACGGGGCAATACCTGAAAGAATAGTGCGTTGTTGGTCAAAAATCGGCTGACCGTTTTGAACCAGCCAATCTCCTTCCAGTTTTCCACAGCAATCGCTTCCGGTTAACTGGCCTTCATTTTCCCGTATAAAAATCAATGAATGATTTGAAGTTGCTTTAGACATTGTTTAGGAAGATTAACATTTGCCGTTTCACATGTGCCGTCTGCCGTTTTACATCTATAATTTTCCAAAGCAATACAATGCACCTACTGTTCGAATATAAATCCGGTTGTTGGAAATGGCCGGGGTTGCATAACATTTGTCACCAAGATCATTTACTGCCATGATTTCCAGGCTGCCATCTGGTTTGAGGACAGAAACTTTACCGGATCGGGCGATCATAAAAATTTTATCATCTGCAGCCACTGGCGATGAGTAATACGCATCTACCGCACCTAGCAGCCGGACCTGCTTGATAACCTCACCATTAGATGGATTGAATGAAGTTACAATACCGCCATCATTGACCATGTAAAGGATATTTTTATATATCAGCGGTGACGGTAATTGAGGTACCGATTTATGATATTGCCACAAAAGATTGGTTTCGGTCATATCACCATGGCCACCAAGCCGGATTCCTAACATGCCGTTCTTGGACCCCAAAGCAGCCTTATAATATTCCCATTCATCCGGACTCATGTTTTTGTCATGATTCAAATCCATAAACGAAAACCAGGCTTGGATTTTACCCTCCGGCAGTTCCTCTTTGGATAATAAGCCATTGCCGTCCTTATCCTGCTCTTTCCATACTTCCTGGTAATGCGGAACTGTAACAATTTTATCCGGTTGGTTCATAGGCGACCCATAGCCATTTACAAAAATGATATCATCACTCATTACTGGAGTTGATTTCATTTCGAAGGAGAGGCCGCTTACCCACCAGTTTTTGCTGCCGGAATCGATCGCGTAAGAAGTCAGAAAAAAAGATCCCGGCACGATTAGCTCTGCTTTTCCATTTTTTGGATAATACAGGATAGGAGTCGAGTGCCCACTTTTTGCTTCCGGCCGTTTAATATTCCAAATAACTTTACCGCTGTTTTTATCCAAAGCCAGCAGAAAGGAATTCGTGCTTTGATCGCAGTTTAAAATAACTTTGTTATCCGCAAGAATCGGGGAAGCCCCCATTCCGTAAATATTATTGAAAGGACTTAAGGGATAGCGCCAACGTTCATTGCCGGTGAAATCGTAAGAGATGAGTCCGTAATCGGCGAAAAAAACATAGACATTTTCCTCATCTACCACCGGGCTGGGAGATGCCGGGTTATTACGAGCATCGATCTTATCCTGGCGATCTCTTGGGGACTGCTTTCGCCACAGGATTTTTCCATCCTTGCGATCAAGACAAAAGGTGAAAAGGGTATCTCCGGAGAAAGCTGTGAGGAAAATATATTTTTCAGAAAGGATTGGCGATGAGTGGCCTTTGGGCAGCTCGGTCTTCCAGATCATGTTTTTATCCGGACCGAATTCCAGCGGAAGGCCAACGGCTGTTACCACTCCGGAACCATTGGGTCCGCGGAAACGAGACCACTTTTCTCCAGGCTTATCCGAAGATATGGCCTGAGAATAGAATACGAAAATGAATAGCAGGTACAATAAGAATTTTGTAATTGTTTTCATGAATGTCGCCTTTCAGTTTGGTTGAGAAGACAGATATTTCGATAAGTACACTAATTCATAAATTTATGACATATTTTTAATAAAGTCGAAGTACTTGTTTAATTTCAACGACCCCTCCTAACCTCCCCTTATCAAGGGGAGGAATTTCCCCTCCTTGTTTTAAGGAGGGGTCAGGGGAGGTTATTTTGATGTTGATAAATCTAATTTATTTACCTCACCGTATTTATTGTTTTTATGTACTTGTACTAAATACTAAATAAATAAACTTACTATCAATTTTTGAAAAAAACAGCTTATTTTTTTGAGCTTGAATTATTGGTTTGGCCCCCTAATTTGTGAGCTTTCAATTCTAACTAACTATAACTAAATAACTTTTAAGAAAATAACCCGCAACTTTATTTATGGGAAACAAATTGAATTAATTAACTTCTTAAAACCATTTCTTTCTAAATAACAGACACTGTCTTTTTTTGATTTCCTTTAGCAATGTTTCTTCTATCATAGTTAACAAAAGCTAATCAACATTCTCAATCAAAGCTCCACCCATTGTTGTCTGCCCACCATAAAAAAGACAACGTGTCCAGATCCGGCTGAGTATGTAAAGTTGGCCCAAAATAAAAGGTACGAAAACAGCCAGCCAACTGGAGCTGCTGCTTGGATCGAAAGCGAGGAGCCAATAGATGCCAAAAAAGAGCAGCCACACAATGCCAATTGATAGGTACAATCCAAACGTTTTGCCAAGATTTCGAACGATCATTTTAAACGCTTTGATTGGGGCAGTTAAGGCATTTTTATGATCTTGAAGAACGGTTAAGATTTTGCTGTAATCGAATAACATATTCACAAGCCAGACAAGAACCCAAAGGATAAAGTATTTGATCACGGTGTAAAAAAAGTGAACCCGCTCATCGAGTGTCTCTCGCGTTAACGAACTGAC
Protein-coding sequences here:
- a CDS encoding YIP1 family protein; translated protein: MDDQTTTSAAETEKGFIQRWIDIYFSPQAAYESIDRKPDWIVPLLVVAIIAAIAAFVLFPVIVQTQIDQLVDKQGMSYEDAQQQVQQTEVFIKYLGPIGAIISTFVMAFIVAGIFFLVNNHLLGGDSTYKKVLAVYSYTTLGIQTVGTIIAVPVMLAKNSFDVPFSPAAFLSSDMKEDFIYKFLAKFDLFTIWMVVLLIIGFGVIYKFTQGKAATAVVGLWVIWIFVSIALSSVFGGMFGS
- a CDS encoding HD domain-containing protein; this encodes MLAQCVKYFPNILNEIGQIADNHGFSVYVVGGFIRDLLLSDDPYSDVRMDLDFTIVGDALEFTKLLQKEYNAKNVVVFERFGTTMLELNGYKLEFVTAREESYLENSRKPMVKKADLKSDLARRDFTINTLAVGLNNNNWGKMYDPFNGMSDLDQKIIRTPLEPSITFKDDPLRILRAIRFATLLNFEIDLGTERSITKMASRLEIVSKERITDEFFKILSAPKPSTGLLLMDKLDVLAHVLPELIDMKGVEQRKGFHHKDVFYHTLIVVDNIAKVSDKLNLRLAALFHDVAKPQTKRFDEKVGWTFHGHDEIGARMMEGISKRMRISNDVKEFVQKLIRLHLRPIFLVSEDVTDSAIRRFIVQAGEELDDLLKLCRADITSGNPKRVKEHLKNFDYVMSRVGEVMEKDQLRGFQSPVRGEKIMEVCGISPSPLVGKFKKAIEDAILDGKIPNEYDAALSYLEELKVELLHPGSLENSNR
- a CDS encoding DUF2845 domain-containing protein, whose protein sequence is MKKSFTISFFLLIFSPNLLLGQKEGPVSKIENPHEFFGDERQDWIGKVIFYLRCNHVKVKNPYFDWYYNPYNFDRPKPKREDLLYKYGKIEEVWHGQILITKPNRSPYWRLGYFWKVRLLHNMREVYYWDDNESKVVNFGFVDDFDNAKNEVGRTFWSKKWDALYNFEDNGTIPLKNIQPVRLDSVAWDEYGFFPIRFIFSTRAKRQGYLLYKNFDEFTKDWYLSDPRRKFPYWRIRDWKLIEDRQLRKGMNEDMVLISWGEPVKKEIQGKKDNVDTEIWTYKGVKDRTYFLHFRNNRLKTVRWEDEDQ
- a CDS encoding PQQ-binding-like beta-propeller repeat protein; translation: MKTITKFLLYLLFIFVFYSQAISSDKPGEKWSRFRGPNGSGVVTAVGLPLEFGPDKNMIWKTELPKGHSSPILSEKYIFLTAFSGDTLFTFCLDRKDGKILWRKQSPRDRQDKIDARNNPASPSPVVDEENVYVFFADYGLISYDFTGNERWRYPLSPFNNIYGMGASPILADNKVILNCDQSTNSFLLALDKNSGKVIWNIKRPEAKSGHSTPILYYPKNGKAELIVPGSFFLTSYAIDSGSKNWWVSGLSFEMKSTPVMSDDIIFVNGYGSPMNQPDKIVTVPHYQEVWKEQDKDGNGLLSKEELPEGKIQAWFSFMDLNHDKNMSPDEWEYYKAALGSKNGMLGIRLGGHGDMTETNLLWQYHKSVPQLPSPLIYKNILYMVNDGGIVTSFNPSNGEVIKQVRLLGAVDAYYSSPVAADDKIFMIARSGKVSVLKPDGSLEIMAVNDLGDKCYATPAISNNRIYIRTVGALYCFGKL